The stretch of DNA ATCGAGTGGGCGAACCAATCCATGAAGGTGCTCCAGCTCATCCGCAAGGAATTCATCAAGAACCAGCCGCTGAAGGGGATCCGGGTGTCGGCCTGCCTGCACGTGACCTCGGAGACGGCGAACCTGGCCATCACCCTGCGTGATGGCGGCGCTGACGTGGTGCTCTGCGCCTCCAACCCGCTGTCCACCCAGGACGACGTGGCCGCTTCGCTGGTCCGGGACTACAACATCTCGGTCTTCGCCATCAAGGGTGAGGACAACGAGACCTATTACCAGCACATCCTGTCGGCGCTGGACCACAAGCCGCACATCACCATGGACGATGGCGCCGACCTGGTCACCACCGCCCTGACCAAGCGCACCGACGTGGCCGACGGCATCATCGGCGGCACCGAGGAGACCACCACCGGCGTCATCCGGCTGCGCGCCATGGCCGCCGAGAAGGTGCTCAGGTACCCCATCATCGCGGTGAACGACGCCGACACCAAGCATATGTTCGACAATCGCTACGGCACCGGCCAGAGCACCATCGACGGCATCGTGCGCTCCACCAACGTGCTGCTCGCGGGTAGTAAGTTCGTGGTCGCCGGCTACGGCTGGTGCGGGCGCGGCCTGGCTTCGCGCGCCCGTGGCCTGGGCGCCGACGTGATCGTCACTGAGATCGACCCCACCCGCGCTCTGGAAGCGGTGATGGACGGCTACCGCGTCATGTCCATGAACGAGGCGGCCAAGATCGGCGACGTCTTCTGCACCGTCACCGGCAATAAGAGCGTGATCACCAAGGAACACTTTGAGGCCATGAAGGACGGCGCCATCGTCTCCAACTCCGGCCACTTCAATGTCGAGATCGACATCCCGGCGCTGGAGAAGCTGGCCAGCTCGAAACGCACCACCCGCGATTTCGTGGAGGAGTACTCGCTGAAGGACGGGCGCAAGATCAACCTGCTCGGCGAGGGACGCCTGATCAACCTGGCGGCCGCCGAGGGGCACCCGGCCTCGGTGATGGACATGAGCTTCGCCGACCAGGCGCTGGCGGCCGAGTACATGGTGAAGAACCACGGCTCGCTGGAGAAGAAGGTCTACGGCGTGCCGGCCGAGCTCGACAAGCGGGTCGCGCGGCTGAAGCTGGAGTCCATGGGTATCAAGATCGACCGTCTCACTCCGCAGCAGGAAGAGTACCTGGCGAGCTGGAGCGAAGGCACCTAGTGATCGTATGGGACAG from Terriglobales bacterium encodes:
- the ahcY gene encoding adenosylhomocysteinase; the protein is MATTAAQVKCDVKNIELADQGKKRIEWANQSMKVLQLIRKEFIKNQPLKGIRVSACLHVTSETANLAITLRDGGADVVLCASNPLSTQDDVAASLVRDYNISVFAIKGEDNETYYQHILSALDHKPHITMDDGADLVTTALTKRTDVADGIIGGTEETTTGVIRLRAMAAEKVLRYPIIAVNDADTKHMFDNRYGTGQSTIDGIVRSTNVLLAGSKFVVAGYGWCGRGLASRARGLGADVIVTEIDPTRALEAVMDGYRVMSMNEAAKIGDVFCTVTGNKSVITKEHFEAMKDGAIVSNSGHFNVEIDIPALEKLASSKRTTRDFVEEYSLKDGRKINLLGEGRLINLAAAEGHPASVMDMSFADQALAAEYMVKNHGSLEKKVYGVPAELDKRVARLKLESMGIKIDRLTPQQEEYLASWSEGT